The window CAGTCGATGAATGTTTCAGTTGGTGCCACAGTGCAAATCGAAGGTGAAGTGCTAGAAAGCTTTGCGGATTTCTACGACTTTGCCTATTTTGTAAAAAGCCTTCCTATAGGAGTGACCGAAGCTGAGATTAAAGAGCTAGAAACTCTCTACAATCAGAAGATGGCTTTGGAAAAAGATGAATTATGGGAAGAAGCAGGAGAGTTATGGGGGCAAATCAATCAAATAATCAATCCGCATTATCTTGCAAACTGGGAGCCAGACCCATTTGATGTGTATATAAGTATGTTTGAGTATGCGTTTACGGATGAAGACTTGATACAATTGGAAGAACTTTATAATCAGTGGATTTCGCTTGCGAAAAGTGGGGCGGAGGAAGAATCTAACGTAAAGATTAATCAGTTTTTCGAGATTGTTAATAATTATTATGTAGAACCAACGTTTGAAGAGTATATAGCGACCTTGAATATGACTATTTCAGAAGTGGATTATCCAGTTATTAAGCAATTGTATGAGGAAGCTCGTCAAACTAGCTATGATGAAGACAATCAACTTGCTATGGAAAAATGGGAGGCGTTCGATCTAGCAATGCAGCCGTATTACCGGGCGGCCTATCCAATGCCAACTTTTGAGGAACAAATATCTTATTATGATTTCGAGGTATCTAAGGAAGACTTATCTACACTAAAAGAAATTTACACAGTCATTTTGGAATTGGAACAGAACGGTAAATATGAGGAAATGGAGGGTCAATGGGATTCCTTTCACAGTATTTTGGAACCATATTTTGCGCTCAACCAAAGTATCCCATTCCGTGCTTCACAAGTCTTGATCGATGGTAAGACTTTTCGCTAAAATGCTTATATTAAAATGCCTATCACTTCGATAGGCATTTTTGAGTTTCATTATACTCTTGTTATCAATCACTGTGTACAGGCGCTTTTGAATTACTTCAAATGAACAAGTACCAGTATGCTCGAAATTGGTATGGCACTTGCAACCCTATAAAAAGTTAACTATTCAAAGGATATGGCTGGAAGTGACGAAGTCATTTCCAGCCATGCTTGTCATTCGGTAAAGATGTCATGATTGATATTCCTAAAGTGGGTGAAAACTTACCCGTATAAATATAGAATTTTGCGCTAATCAATAACCATTTTAAATGAGAAAAAAGTTATTTAACAACCGCTTCATTTTACTTCTATATATTGAACTAAAAAATCCCCTTGAATCTGCTGTGGAGCTCAATAATGTGAGAGTTGTAATTCGGGGTGTGGATTGTAGAACGCTTGGCGCTTTGGGGATGCCTTTGCCGCATCTGCTCTAGGGTGTTCCTTATCGAGAGAAATGTGATTTTGAGATGTATATGCCGAGATTATATGTGATTACTAGTTGATACTATATAAATTGAAATAAAGAACTCCATCGAACCGCTACGGCGCTAGGGGATGCCTTCCGCCATAAGCCAAGCAGCTTCGCCGCCAGTCTTATGACTTCGGCTACCCGGTGTCAGCAACTGGCTCCGAATAGGCGCCTTCGCTCAGTTTATACACCGGATTCAATAGTTCAACATATAGAATTAGAGTCAAGAAAGACACACTCCAGATTGTAGATTTCATCGCAGATAAAGAAATGCTCTCGCTCGCATAGATCATCTAGCGAAGACGCGTCTTCGTGGTAGCCGGAGCGATAAGACTGAAAGTGCTCTCCTTTCCGGCTTATCGCGGGAGGCATCCACAAAGCGTCGAAGCGGTATTAGCAGGAATTCTAATTCATTCCTCATGTATTGAGACATTCGTTGATCAAGTTCGATCGATTTATGGCACTCCAAGTTGTAGGACTCATCTCCGGAAAAGAAATGCGCTTTCTCAAAAAGATCATCCAAAAAGCGGCGAAGCGGGATTAGCGAGGAGTTCAATTTATTCCAAGTGTCAAAGTTTTTTCAACATACATAGGTCTGTTCTGAGGAACTTTATGAATCTTTTCTTCATGTTTTGCGTTTACATTCATCAACAATATGGGAAGAGATAGAGAGAATGTAAATAGAGGAGGAATTAATATGAAATTGGCAGCTTCTGTGAAAGAGCTAATTGAGTTTTCTGATGGTACCTTTACCGAAGAGAATCCTGTGATTATATATGTCAGTCAGGGAGGTCGAGTTCCAGATGAAACGGTTTTATTGGATGAGGATACAGCTAGTGCGAATAAGTTGCAAATATTGACGGTTTTAATTCATTCGGAAAAAGAATCCATTTATTATGAATATCCTTTTAATGAAGTAGTCGAAATGGAAGAAATCAATCATCAGCTAGAAGTATTGTTTGAGCGTTTTTCAAAAGAAGTGATCGATGCCAAAACGATGGCGAGAAAAGTAAATGGGGTAAAATGGGCAACGTGAAAAGTGATCAGCCAGAAATAAAAATGGCTGATCACTTTTTTCATTTATTTTAAATTGCTATGTTTATGACAATACTTTTACCATTGGAAATGGATGTATATAAAGCAAACGATACTTACTGTAAGTAATATGAATAGTTTAGAGCATTTACGGCCATATTGATAATTTAAAGACATTGTCGGTCGAAACCATAAATTTTACGCAATTAATATGTTATTTATAGGGGGGTCTTCATGACGAGTATAGTCAGAGTAACCAATGTAGAAATAACTAATTTGAAAAATGTAAAGCAAGGGAAGTTTCAAACAAATTCAACATTTGACGCATTGGATAAAGCCAATGTCATAGGATTTTATGGTCAGAATGGTTCTGGGAAAACGGCGGCCGTCGAATCGTTTAATCTGTTAAAGATACTGTTATCAGCCAATAATGAGGTGCCACTTCCCAAATTATCATCTAACTTGCTGTATTTTAAAGAAAAGACGATTCGCTTGTTGTTTCAATTTATAGTGAAAAATGAATACGGTGAGTTCTATGTTAACTATTCCGTTTCTTTATCTGTGGGTAAAGGAAGATACCAAGTTGTCGAAGAAAAAGTTTTCTCACGAGAAAATAAGGAAAACGAGCCATTCAAAAATCTGATTTCTAAAAGTGGTAAAAACTTTACTATCGGAACTATTGAATCGCATGAATTGCATGAGTCCGCAAGAGTTTCAGCCATGGTTGCCAATCGTATGGCAGCGAGTAATTCGACCTCTTTTGTGTTTAGAGAGGAATTAAGAGAAGTATTTGAAGATCTCTTAGAAGGAAATGAAGCTGAAATCATGAAAAATCTCTCAGTAGACCTTAATCGTGATTTACATGTCATTGATACGGTTCATTATGGTCTACTAATTGCCAATCTTGTTATGCCTTTTAGCGTTCATTTGGAAAGAAAGCGGGGACATATTCCTTATGAGATGCAAGATACAATGGTGTTGCCAATGGATTTATTTGAAACGATTGACCAAGTAGTTAGTCAGACGAATATTGTTTTACAAACGATTATCCCAGGTCTTCTAATAAAAATAAAACAGATCAATAAGCAAAAGTTGAGTGATGGCAGTGAAGGAGTCCGATTCGAGTTCCTATCAAAAAAAGGGGAGATTGAACTTCCTTTACGAAGTGAATCGGAAGGAACGTTAAAAATCATCTCTATTTTAAGTACACTTGTTGCAGTTTACAATAATCCGAATGCTTGCGTTGTCATTGATGAGCTAGATGCAGGTATCTTTGAATATTTACTTGGTGAAATATTAGAAGTTCTGAACGAAAATGCCCAAGGGCAACTTTTTTTCACTTCTCATAATTTGCGGATATTAGAAGTGCTTCCAATTCGAAACTTATGGTTTACGACGCTTAATGCAGAGGACAGATATCATCAGTTAAAAGGGGTTAAAAAGCTGAGTAATGCTCGGGATATCTATCTACGTGCTGTCCAACTTGGTGGTCAAGATGAAGAAATCTATGCGGAAACTAATCTATATGATATTAAAACGGCATTCCGAAGAGCAGGGATTTCAAATGACAAGTAATCAAAAGAAAGTCGTATTAGTGCTTGTAGAGGGAAGCTGCGAAGAGGTATTGCTATACAATCGGTTACGTACTCTTTTCCAACAGCATAACATCCGATTCCATATTCAGCACGGTGATATTTTATATGATTTGGACAGACCCGAAGAGCATATTAAATCGGTGATTGGAAATGCAGTAAATGAATTTATGATCAAAAGTAAATTTCGTCCGGAAGATGTATTCTGCGTATTGCATATTATTGATATGGATGGTTGTTTTATCCCCGAGGATGCTATCGTTATTGATGACACTCAAAAGGAATTAACTGTCTACCATGAAGATCGGATAACTGTTCCGCATGAAAAACAAAAGCAGCAAATAGCAGCTAGAAATGCGGACAGAAGTACTAATATCAATATAATGAAGGGGTTAGATACAATACTTTCCAGCAAAATCGACTACCGAATGTATTATTTTTCAAGAAATTTAGAGCATGTTCTATTTAAAGAACCGAATCCAGAAAAGGAAAGAAAATTTCCAGAGGTAGAACGATTTATAGAACAGTTGGAGATGCCTATTGAAGACTTTTTACAGGAGTCCATGCCCTTGTTAACTGGGATGGATCCTTATACGGAAAGCTGGAATAGGATTTCTGAAAGGACGGCTTCATTACAACAATACAGTAATGTACCTTTGCTATTTGAGTTTGTTAAATTACAGTCAGGTTTTTAAATGCCTGAAACGTGTCATAGCTATGGGGTTTGATAATGGTTATAGATGGAAATGAAATCACTTTATTTAATAAGTGATTTTTTTCTGCATCTTTCTTTCCGTATTAATATACTTATTACTGCGATTATCGTAAAATTATCACAATTGTTGAATTAAAGGTAAGTAAGCTGCATTCAAACTTTGAAGTTTATGGTAAAATAACACTGTCTAAAAGAATAGATAGCCGGTTAGAGAAACATACAAAAGCATCAATTAGGTAGCAGAACTTCAATCATGATTAACATTGCAATATAGCGATTCAATTTCTAATTGGGTTCGATAGTTTTAGTGAAAAATAATACCTTGGGGAGTGAATTAATTTATGGAGAACACTACAATGTTTATAATTGATAAAAAAGAAGGGTTAAGTCTAGAGTTCAGCAAATTGGTTTCAATGATGGAATACAGCAGAAAGACAACGATTCAAGAAATTGAAAACTTAACAGTTGAAGAATTGGACTTTCTTTATGATGAAGAATCGAATTCTATCGGAATGTTGTTAGCTCATATGATATCGGTTGAACAGACATATCAAATCATCACTTTTGAAAATCGAGAGATCACAGAAGAGGATATTGGCACATTAAACCCAGGATTAGAATTAGGGAGTAATGCGCGAGAGCAAATTAGAGGAAATCGCATTGATTTTTATTTGGAACAATTAGCTGAAACAAGGTACAAAACGGTTGAAACCTTTAA of the Sporosarcina sp. FSL K6-1508 genome contains:
- a CDS encoding DinB family protein, giving the protein MENTTMFIIDKKEGLSLEFSKLVSMMEYSRKTTIQEIENLTVEELDFLYDEESNSIGMLLAHMISVEQTYQIITFENREITEEDIGTLNPGLELGSNAREQIRGNRIDFYLEQLAETRYKTVETFKTLPDEWLFERMPFWDGLLTNNYFKWFHVFEDELNHRGQIRIIKKMINK
- a CDS encoding AAA family ATPase, giving the protein MTSIVRVTNVEITNLKNVKQGKFQTNSTFDALDKANVIGFYGQNGSGKTAAVESFNLLKILLSANNEVPLPKLSSNLLYFKEKTIRLLFQFIVKNEYGEFYVNYSVSLSVGKGRYQVVEEKVFSRENKENEPFKNLISKSGKNFTIGTIESHELHESARVSAMVANRMAASNSTSFVFREELREVFEDLLEGNEAEIMKNLSVDLNRDLHVIDTVHYGLLIANLVMPFSVHLERKRGHIPYEMQDTMVLPMDLFETIDQVVSQTNIVLQTIIPGLLIKIKQINKQKLSDGSEGVRFEFLSKKGEIELPLRSESEGTLKIISILSTLVAVYNNPNACVVIDELDAGIFEYLLGEILEVLNENAQGQLFFTSHNLRILEVLPIRNLWFTTLNAEDRYHQLKGVKKLSNARDIYLRAVQLGGQDEEIYAETNLYDIKTAFRRAGISNDK